From Quercus lobata isolate SW786 chromosome 1, ValleyOak3.0 Primary Assembly, whole genome shotgun sequence, one genomic window encodes:
- the LOC115984369 gene encoding root phototropism protein 2, which produces MAASVTSNRRLSMAMERTGQWVFSQEIPPDVVVEVGEAKFSLHKFMLVAKSNYIRKLIMESKEPELTRINLSEIPGGPEIFEKAAKFCYSVNFEITVHNVAALRCAAEYLQMNDKYCDNNLAGRTEDFLSQVAFASLSGAIVVFKSCEDLLPLAKNLKIVQRCIDFISAKACNESNFPSRSPPNWWTEELSILDIDFFGNIINAMKQRGAKSFTLASALITYTERSLRDLVRDHSGNGTKISDQSNPKLRIQQRELLNSIVSLLPSEKAAFPIHFLCCLLRSAIFLKASSSCKSELENRISAILEHVTVDDLLVLSFTYDGERLFDLDSVRKIVSGFVEKEKTMAVFSVGDFRETCSSSMHRVSKTVDAYLGEVATYGELSISKFNGIANLVPKGARKADDDLYRAVDIYLKAHPNLDEIEREKVCSVMDPLKLSYEARVHASQNKRLPVQIVLHALYYDQLKLRSGVEESNNRTPDNAITTRKQLQADVSLIKENEALRTELLKMKMYISDMQVNKNNNNVQVPGTSSSTSATKVNGSSTKKTFFSSVSKKLGKLNPFKSGSKDTSNIEDAVDITKPRRRRFSIS; this is translated from the exons ATGGCTGCCTCTGTTACTAGCAACAGGAGGCTGTCAATGGCCATGGAGAGAACCGGCCAATG GGTTTTCTCTCAAGAAATTCCTCCAGATGTTGTAGTTGAAGTTGGTGAAGCAAAGTTTTCTCTTCATAAG TTTATGCTGGTGGCTAAGAGCAACTACATAAGAAAACTGATAATGGAGTCAAAAGAACCTGAATTAACGAGGATCAATCTCTCTGAAATTCCCGGAGGCCCTGAGATCTTTGAGAAAGCAGCCAAGTTTTGTTACAGTGTCAACTTCGAAATCACAGTCCACAACGTTGCAGCTCTTCGTTGCGCTGCAGAGTACCTACAAATGAACGATAAATACTGCGACAACAACCTCGCTGGCCGCACCGAAGATTTCCTCTCGCAGGTCGCCTTTGCGAGCCTCTCCGGCGCCATTGTTGTCTTCAAATCTTGCGAGGATCTTCTCCCCTTagccaaaaacctcaaaattgtCCAAAGATGCATCGACTTTATCAGTGCTAAG gCGTGTAATGAGTCGAACTTTCCTAGTCGATCACCGCCGAATTGGTGGACAGAGGAGCTATCGATCTTGGACATCGATTTCTTCGGAAACATCATCAACGCAATGAAACAACGTGGAGCGAAATCGTTTACTCTAGCGAGCGCTCTGATAACATACACAGAGAGATCACTACGAGATCTAGTACGAGACCACTCTGGAAATGGAACCAAGATCTCGGATCAAAGCAACCCTAAGCTCAGAATCCAACAACGTGAGCTTCTGAACTCCATCGTATCTCTCTTACCCTCCGAAAAAGCGGCTTTCCCTATCCACTTCCTCTGCTGCCTTCTCCGATCCGCGATTTTCCTCAAAGCTTCGAGCAGTTGCAAGAGCGAGCTCGAGAATCGGATCTCAGCGATTCTGGAACATGTGACCGTTGATGACCTTCTGGTTTTGTCGTTTACCTACGACGGAGAGAGACTGTTTGACTTAGATAGCGTTAGGAAAATCGTCTCTGGTTttgtagagaaagagaaaactaTGGCAGTGTTTAGCGTCGGCGATTTCAGAGAAACGTGTTCGAGTTCGATGCACAGAGTGTCTAAGACCGTCGACGCATATCTAGGCGAAGTCGCAACCTACGGTGAACTCAGTATCTCCAAGTTCAACGGCATCGCTAATCTCGTACCCAAAGGAGCTAGAAAAGCCGACGATGATCTTTATCGTGCGGTCGATATTTATCTAAAG GCGCATCCAAACCTGGacgagatagagagagagaaagtgtgcAGCGTGATGGACCCGCTGAAGCTATCCTACGAAGCCAGAGTCCACGCCTCGCAGAACAAGCGGTTGCCTGTGCAGATAGTTCTCCATGCATTATACTACGATCAGCTGAAGCTCAGGAGTGGCGTGGAGGAAAGTAACAACAGGACGCCAGATAATGCGATAACAACGAGGAAGCAATTGCAGGCTGACGTTTCACTGATCAAAGAGAACGAGGCCTTGCGTACAGAGctgttgaagatgaagatgtacATTTCGGACATGCAGGTgaacaagaacaataataatGTTCAAGTTCCAGGGACATCATCATCTACTTCCGCTACCAAGGTTAATGGGTCCAGTACCAAAAAAACGTTCTTCTCCTCGGTTTCTAAGAAGCTGGGAAAGCTGAATCCATTCAAGAGTGGGTCTAAGGACACGTCTAATATTGAAGATGCGGTGGATATTACCAAGCCTAGGAGGAGAAGATTCTCCATCTCTTAG